A genomic window from Triticum urartu cultivar G1812 chromosome 7, Tu2.1, whole genome shotgun sequence includes:
- the LOC125521219 gene encoding uncharacterized protein LOC125521219, translating into MGGRRKSKRGGDVPNPRTHEEDRSVALAAAAAAQARAAADSSRPYCRTCLSRDGRGGGGPCSCSDTTSAQPSGSSRGSAVPAQLYVPSRAPNPCQDHVAGPSSALTQPQPSVSYLTKLLGATTSKDTATSSASPQAVAETPPPKPTIYVNRPPDWYFSIYIRIDRSGSFHTYPHLGGPFKSLQEVEKAIERYLHDKRHKTLWNEQAGDEIIIKKALYWPDGRTRKCSDEHVVEYTREQMSLMLQALLDKYNEDHNLVGDLAYEFKDFLHYQPIYEDYKWYKHFNFTTKTKDGIENLFFAEVTKGKDNALVANCFCKIESNENGHCYGCINHGIIDMKHPSKADAYSGGHLNVHLPFGGRRSRPNTWTGSKENVAAEEARLRYIYGVR; encoded by the exons ATGGGAGGACGACGCAAAAGCAAACGCGGCGGCGACGTGCCGAATCCCAGGACACATGAGGAGGATCGCTCAGTCGCGTtggcggcggcagcagcggctCAGGCCCGTGCTGCGGCGGACTCCTCCCGGCCCTACTGCCGAACCTGCCTGTCTCGCGAtgggcgtggcggcggcggccccTGCTCCTGCTCCGACACCACCTCCGCCCAGCCGTCTGGCTCCTCGCGCGGCAGCGCCGTCCCCGCCCAACTTTATGTCCCCTCCCGCGCCCCCAACCC GTGCCAGGATCATGTGGCCGGGCCTTCATCCGCACTGACGCAGCCTCAACCGTCTGTCTCGTACTTGACCAAATTGCTCGGCGCTACAACATCCAAGGACACTGCCACTTCCTCAGCCTCCCCACAGGCTGTAGCTGAGACCCCGCCACCAAAGCCAACCATTTATGTCAACAGACCTCCTGATTGGTATTTTAGTATTTACATCAGGATCGATCGTTCAGGATCTTTCCACACATACCCTCATCTCGGTGGACCATTCAAGAGCTTACAGGAAGTTGAAAAGGCTATTGAGCGCTATCTTCATGACAAGCGGCATAAAACACT GTGGAACGAGCAAGCTGGGGATGAAATCATTATAAAGAAGGCTCTTTACTGGCCTGATGGCAGAACAAGGAAATGTTCAGACGAGCACGTAGTGGAGTATACCCGTGAGCAAATGAGTTTAATGCTTCAAGCTTTACTGGACAAGTATAATGAGGATCACAATCTTGTTGGg GATCTTGCATATGAATTCAAGGATTTCTTGCACTATCAACCAATTTATGAAGACTATAAGTGGTACAAGCATTTCAATTTCACTACAAAGACTAAAGATGGAATTGAGAATCTTTTCTTTGCTGAAGTGACAAAGGGGAAAGACAATGCATTGGTGGCCAACTGTTTCTGCAAGATTGAATCCAATGAAAATG GCCACTGCTATGGTTGCATAAATCATGGAATTATTGATATGAAGCACCCCAGCAAGGCCGATGCATATTCTGGTGGTCACTTGAACGTACATTTGCCATTTGGTGGGCGCAGAAGCCGTCCTAACACGTGGACAGGCTCTAAGGAAAAT GTGGCAGCTGAGGAAGCTAGGCTGAGATACATCTATGGTGTACGATGA